The following are encoded together in the Macadamia integrifolia cultivar HAES 741 chromosome 10, SCU_Mint_v3, whole genome shotgun sequence genome:
- the LOC122092081 gene encoding uncharacterized protein LOC122092081: MNLVEDEPCLHQRRKRKGESVKILAPRNLTWVSTRRKRKGEPVKILAPRNLTWITIRRKRKGESVKILAPRRKRKGESVKILAPSFSPIVQELDLGIVELKALLHERGCR, encoded by the exons ATGAACTTGGTTGAAGATGAGCCTTGCTTACATCAAAG gagaaagagaaaaggagaatctGTTAAAATACTAGCGCCAAG GAACTTGACTTGGGTATCGACGAG gagaaagagaaaaggagaacctgTCAAAATACTAGCGCCAAG GAACTTGACTTGGATAACGATAAG gagaaagagaaaaggagaatctGTTAAAATACTAGCGCCAAG gagaaagagaaaaggagaatctGTTAAAATACTAGCGCCAAG TTTTTCACCAATTGTGCAGGAACTTGACTTGGGTATCGTCGAG cTAAAAGCACTCCTACATGAACGTGGATGTAGATGA